The genome window GAGGACGCAGCACGCCGACTTCGGTCACAATTCCTGCGATAAGCTCGTTTGGAGTCGGGTCAAAAGCAAAGTTAAATACAGGAACATCATCTGGTGTAATTTGAGTATCGCCTACATGCGTTACTTCCAATGGGGTGCGGTCTTCAATCGGGGTAGAATCTCCATCAGGCATATTTCTATCGATGGTAGATAATGGTGCTGCCACATAGAAAGGAACATTGTGTGCTTTCGCGAGTAATGCGACAGAGTAGGTACCAATTTTGTTTACAGCATCGCCATTTGCAGCAACACGGTCTGCGCCGACGACAACTTTATCTACCATTCCACGACGCATAAGAAGTCCACAAGCGTTGTCGCATGCTACGGAAACCGGAATGCCGTCCTCTTTAAGCTCATAGGCTGTCAGACGTGCGCCTTGCAGGAACGGACGGGTTTCGTTTGCGATAACAGAGATGTCTTTTTTACCTGCATCCACTGCACCACGCACAACTCCAAGTGCTGTGCCGTATCCAGCTGTTGCCAGCGCGCCTGCGTTACAGTGCGTCATAACAGTGTCGCCGTCGTCAATTACGGTTGCACCGTGCACTCCAATAAGCTTGCAAATTTCAATATCTTCTTTGTGGATTACTTTTGCTTCTTCAAGCCAGATGTCCATCAGTGCTTCAATGGTTTCTGCCTGAGAAGATTCCCATAGAGCTTTCATACGTTCTACGCCCCAACGTAAGTTAACTGCGGTAGGACGAGCTTCTGCAATTTCTTCTAATTTAGCATCAAGATCTTTTTTCCAATTTTCGCTGCCAGAAACTTCTTTTGCCGCAATCCAGCAGCCATACGCAGCTGTAACTCCAATTGCCGGAGCACCACGTACAACCATTGTTTGCAGGGCGTAAATAATATGTTCCACAGTCTGGCAACAGTAATCATCTTCGCGTGTTGGAAGATAACGCTGGTCAAGCAGTACAAGTGCTGCATCTTCATCAGAAAATCGGATATGACGTTCCATTTTATTCTCTCTATGGGTTTAGAAAACGCTTCGATATGTCGATAAAAAACCAAGGCGTAGTGCTAACTGCAATTTTTCGAGACAGTTAATGTGGATTGTACCGTGCCTGAATTTCCTAACAATCATGTAGTCTGCACAATTCACTTTAATGCCGCATGTTGTGAGGGCAGTAGCATATGCATATTCTTTATCTCGGTTTCTACCGTGCCGCATGGATGTCTAGGTAACAACGCAAAGAAACGCATCCTGTGAATAAAAATTACAGCCGAACAGATACCCTGTTGTTCTACTCTGAGCAAGGTAGTGCACCGCTTGCCCCATAGGGCACTTCAGGCTATTACACGTGGTAGAGAGGGTTAAGATTAACTATGATAGTAAACTTTAGAGGTTAATATGAGAGCGCTCAGGGATCTAGTTCTCTCTTTGTTTCTGCCTATTGCCGTGCTTGGTGGAACATATTTTATTTCAATGAATCAGCATGTTATTCCGCATTCTGTGGTACCTATTCTGCCATCGTTACCGTTTGTTATTGCGATTAGCGGTGGTGCAATGGCGTGGAAGTTCAAGCGCAGTAAAGCAGTCTTTTTGCTGATACTGATTGCCCTTGCATGCTGGCTTATTACCTTACATTTGCCTGGGATGAGTAGCACCGGAATGCGTTTGCGGCAGGCATATGGACTTTCTGCCCTGCTATTGCCGTTAAATCTGGCTATTTTTGCCTACTGTGAAGACAGGGGAGTTTTCACTTTCTGGGGGGCTCTTTCTGCACTGTTTATCGCTGCACAAGCCGCTGTTGTTGCCGCTGTTCTAGAGCCTGCGCAAGGCAGTGACTTCATAGCTTGGGTACATGCTATAGCAATGCCGCTGGACAGGCATGATCTTTTGCCTGCATGGGCAAGCAGCTGGACATTTTTACCGCAGCCAGTGCTTATTGTAGCAGGCAGCGTATTATTCCTTTTATGCCTGTTTATGATAATTAATCGCGGTAAACGTGACAGCACGTACGTTACGTTAATTACGAGCTGCATAGCGGTTCTTGCAGCGTATCATTATGTGGCTGTTCCTAATGTCAGTGCATTGTTCTTCATGGCAACCGCTTTTATTATTACGCTTTCCTTATTTCAGGACTCATATTTCATGGCGTATGTGGACGAACTGACAGAGTTACCGTCTAGACGTGCGCTTAATGCAGACTTTAAAAAGCTTGGTCGTAAATATGCCCTTGCAATGGTTGATATCGACCATTTCAAGAAATTTAACGACACATACGGGCATGATATCGGCGATGATGTGCTTCGCATGGTAGCTGGTCACCTTTCCAGAGTGACAGGTGGAGGCACAGCCTATCGATATGGTGGTGAAGAATTTACCATTGTTTTCCCAAAGGGTGTTGCCAAGGAAGTTGAATCACACCTAGATGATTTACGCCAACGGATAGCTCGAACAGACTTTCATATCCGTAGTGGCAAACGTGCACCAAAAAAGAAAAATGTACGTAAGGGCGCTGTAAACGTCACAATCTCCATTGGTATTGCAGAACGCACAGATGGAGCACAGTCACCTATGGATGTGGTAAAGCTTGCAGATAAAGCGCTCTACAAAGCAAAAGGAGCAGGGCGTAATATTGTGAAAATTGCAAGTGCGCCACGCAATTCTCGATCAAAAGAGAAATCTTCGAAGCGTAATTTTCGTAAATAAAAATTGTTGGCTTTCGCTTACAAGCCGTTAGCGAGGTTCAGATGCAAAGGCTTGCCGTAGTTTTTTGTCTTCGACGACGCTGCCGCGGGCTTTAAGAACCTTTCTCGAAGAAAGGTTCTTAAAAATCTCCAAAGACTTTTATTAGCGAGATCAGCACGTTTTTTCCGCTCTCTCGCGGCTTAAGCGACACGACCTTTTTCGTATCCGTGTGCGCTTCTTTCATACTAAGTTCTTTTGATGGGAACTTAATTAAGAGTTGAATAGT of Halodesulfovibrio sp. contains these proteins:
- the mtnA gene encoding S-methyl-5-thioribose-1-phosphate isomerase, giving the protein MERHIRFSDEDAALVLLDQRYLPTREDDYCCQTVEHIIYALQTMVVRGAPAIGVTAAYGCWIAAKEVSGSENWKKDLDAKLEEIAEARPTAVNLRWGVERMKALWESSQAETIEALMDIWLEEAKVIHKEDIEICKLIGVHGATVIDDGDTVMTHCNAGALATAGYGTALGVVRGAVDAGKKDISVIANETRPFLQGARLTAYELKEDGIPVSVACDNACGLLMRRGMVDKVVVGADRVAANGDAVNKIGTYSVALLAKAHNVPFYVAAPLSTIDRNMPDGDSTPIEDRTPLEVTHVGDTQITPDDVPVFNFAFDPTPNELIAGIVTEVGVLRPPFSESIKKAFEEQGK
- a CDS encoding GGDEF domain-containing protein, which produces MRALRDLVLSLFLPIAVLGGTYFISMNQHVIPHSVVPILPSLPFVIAISGGAMAWKFKRSKAVFLLILIALACWLITLHLPGMSSTGMRLRQAYGLSALLLPLNLAIFAYCEDRGVFTFWGALSALFIAAQAAVVAAVLEPAQGSDFIAWVHAIAMPLDRHDLLPAWASSWTFLPQPVLIVAGSVLFLLCLFMIINRGKRDSTYVTLITSCIAVLAAYHYVAVPNVSALFFMATAFIITLSLFQDSYFMAYVDELTELPSRRALNADFKKLGRKYALAMVDIDHFKKFNDTYGHDIGDDVLRMVAGHLSRVTGGGTAYRYGGEEFTIVFPKGVAKEVESHLDDLRQRIARTDFHIRSGKRAPKKKNVRKGAVNVTISIGIAERTDGAQSPMDVVKLADKALYKAKGAGRNIVKIASAPRNSRSKEKSSKRNFRK